The stretch of DNA CGGTACGCGAGAAGCTCTACGCCAAAGGCATAGACAGCATGACGGTTATCGACGTACAGGGCCACGGCAAGCAGAAGGGGCACAAAGAGCTCTACCGCGGACGCGAGTATCAGGTCGAGTTCCTGAACAAGATACAGCTCGAGCTCGCGGTGGCGGACAATATGGTCGACCCTGTGATCGAAGCGATCGCATCCGGCGCGAAGAGCGGTTCGATGGGCGCTATCGGAGACGGAAAAATCTTCGTAACC from Brevinematales bacterium encodes:
- a CDS encoding P-II family nitrogen regulator is translated as MKLILAIIRPESLESVREKLYAKGIDSMTVIDVQGHGKQKGHKELYRGREYQVEFLNKIQLELAVADNMVDPVIEAIASGAKSGSMGAIGDGKIFVTNLEKVLRIRTGETNESAL